The Mytilus trossulus isolate FHL-02 unplaced genomic scaffold, PNRI_Mtr1.1.1.hap1 h1tg000236l__unscaffolded, whole genome shotgun sequence sequence TGTGCTTTAGTCGTGGCTTGTTCTTTAGTCGTGGCTTTTTCTTTAGTCATGGCTTGTTCTTTAGTGGTGGCTTGTTCTTTAGTCGTGACTTGTTCTTCTTTCGTGGACTTGTTGGATTTCTCACCATTGTTAGGATCGGTTGTACCATTATCGTTGTCGCTGGGGCCAACTTTCTCTTTACGACAACAGCAACACCACCGTGAACAATATTTGTCTGAAATAGAATTGAGATTTGTTCTGACATGAAAGCATGTTTATCCATATACAATCAAAAGTTGTATGTATAACTGCATTTATAAAGTTTCCCCTATTGCTATTTATAGAAGGAAGTTTCCAGGAAAGTCCCCCTTACAGAAGTTCTAGAGTGTCATTCAACACTAAGTTTCGTCCATAAAACTTGccttgaataaaataaatattcagtgaaacctgactaaaccgaaaacctgtataaaccaaatacatgtgTATGTTCGTAAGTACCGTCATATCAAACCATAAGCGTTGTGAACCTGATAAATGCAAACATCGGACAAAACCGAACAAAATCGTAAGTCCAGAAGAGGTTCGGATTAAAGAGGTTTCACTGTATCTATAGATAAAGAGAGTTCTTCCATATTCCTCATCTTTATTGGTTCAAATGCCATGTTTATAACAACGAAGATGCCAGTATGAAAATTTGGTAAGCATACTAGTAGTTGTTTTtgctttgtatcgatctgatgagaTACACCCTAGTGTCCCAGGTTAGCGGAGAGGGCTGGGCGCCTACAAACACCGTTAAACCCGTCACATCTGTGTCCAAAGCTAGGAacctataattcagtggttgtcgattattgctgtttatcgtatttttttcgtttattgttgcGGACATCAATCacgccgttagttttcttggttgATTTTTTCGTAAcgttgtcatttcggggcctttacatgtatatagctTGCATCGCATGTGTTTTCTTATTGTTAAAGGCCGAGATACGATGACCTATGCTAACACCTActtcatttggtctctagtggagaATTGTCTAATCCACCCCCttgtatacataaataaaatattactttcATAGCACTTCATGCAGTATCCTCCAGATTGTACAAGCAGGCTTAAACCTTTCAAAACTATCGCGACAATTTCGGCCATGATAGCACTGAAAAGAAAGAGAagttcataatttataaaagagaacttctgagaagaaaaaaatcaaatgttgatgTTATCTACAGAACCAAAACTTGCTACATTTCCATTTCATTTAGGTTTTTCTgactaatttatatgtttactgaAAACTTCCAGCATACTGATTTCCCTTTAATAAAGGCTCTTCAGATGTCAGTATAATGGTAATTTTTAAGTTATAGCAGAAAGTTATTAAAGAggcaaatttgaaaaaataaataacaaggAAGGGATATGTAGCAAATCTATACGGGACCATATtagcatttttttctatacttcTTCCTATGTTTGTGTTTTCGACTCTCTTCTGCAATTGACATGCACATTTTTTGCAGATCATTTTGGATACACTTGTCAAAGATTGCATCGCAGGGTATCTTTTTGTTAATGAGTTGTTGGGTCGTTTTCTCTCTAAAAATCATGTTATTCTGTAACAATTGGGTAACGTTATTGTTTATAGACGAATTTCGCAAAATGTTTCAAACAtgtgtaaattaattttttttgggatTAGATAAATATGTGGTATAGATAGGGTTTGAAGGTTAGAAAATAATGGGCCAATAGTACAGAAACATTggcctaaaattaaaaaaaaaaaaaaacagatagagaaataatgatcataaataaTAGATAATATGGAAAAATAAGGTGACATAATACATGGAACTGAAAAAATGATCTAAAAATTTTGAGAATGCAGAAATAAAGGACCACATCCTAATATAGTACGTTCTTATGCTAAACCTACACATTTGACGTTAACAATTCAGATACATTCTTCTTTCTCTTGTCATGACATGCACCATGCTCAAATACAATACGTTATATCCCATCTGTAATTTGAcgagacttttttttaatttgtactgCTTTACTCGCTCGTCAAGTCAAGATATATAATATgctataatgataaaaaaaagtctgcCTTAAAATTActtcaaaaagagaaaaaaaatcaaaaaatcaaacgaAAACAAATTTCGACATACCTTTGTGATAAATTTTCCAGAATGTGGTACCTTGATatgcaaatattgtttttataaatttatcgaTGTATGGAAATACACATTATTACAAAAGACTAAAGACAATAGACCATCTCTTATCTGATTAATTAGTTGACTTCTAGCCAAAAAATGTTGTAGATGACAACAtacagtaaataaaacagttctctatataatcaacaaattttttttcacaaaaagggATCCCCTGCTcactggatccgcctatgtcaATCAGGCAGCTTAGACATTCTTTTAGGCGGGGGGGATATATAACAATGAGCAGTCTGATTTTGCAActgacaaataacaaaaataaatcttgCAAAAAATCCTCATCCATATGTCGGAAATAGTTGTATTTGAAAACTGATAATCCAATTTACCAATCATAATGAGGATGTACAACATTGCTGTAAGCTTTTACGTTTTGCGTGGTTTTCAAATTGTATATCTTCAGTTCCTGCACTGCAGACCAGCATCAGTTTCACAAAAAGGTCCTTCTATACAATTTTAATCCCCACTGTAGTaagtaatatatatacatgtatgtaaataagcCACCTAGGTATTAATGTTTCTGACATGGATCATTTAAACAATGAATATATTAGTAGCCGATAAAAATTAGTAAATGATTTTTCATAGGTAATATGAATTAAAGTGTTATCTGTATATCACTTCCGCATTGTTGTATTAAGATACGACatgtaatattatttaaaatctgACTTGAGTGTTCAGATGTTGTATATGTTGAGTGTTTATAAACCTTTAAAGCGTTTAGCGAACGATCAGTTAACTTCTAGGGAGGGGGTAtgatttgcttttaaaaaatattcgtATTCCCaattaatttgatgaaaacaatATTGTGGTCAAGCAGATGACGAAAAAATGTTTATTCTAAATCCAGATTTTTCCAATACCTTTTTGTGTTAAGTTTggtaaaaacaagaatgtgtcctcagtacacgaatgcctcactcgcactatcattttctatgttcagttgaccgtgaaattggggtaaaatctctaatttggcattacaattagaaagatcatatcattgggaacatgtgtaccaagtttgaagtcgattggacttcaacttcatcaaaaactaccttgaccaaaaactttaacctgaagcgggacggacggacggacggacgaacgaacgaacggacgaacggacgcacagaccagaaaacataatgcccctctactatcgtaggtggggcatacacATATTTGATCGATAGCGTAGAGTTAAAATGGGGAAAATCCAGATCATACATAAAAAGGCTGTTGTCTAAAGTatgttatataacttttaatatatttatatcaaataaaaataagtaaaagaaagAAACGACAATATAAGTCAAAATGTCCATTAAGGTAGCATTTCGTATATTAATGCAAAAGATAGACGGAGTTCGAAGATACCAATaagacattcaaactcacagctcaaaggattataattaagaacgccaaacgcgcgtttcgtctacataagactcatcagtgacgctcaaatcaaaatatttataaagccaaacaagtacgaagttgaagagcattggggatccaaaattccaaaaagttgtgccaaatacggctaaggtaatctattcctgggataagaaaatccttagtttttcgaaaattcaaagttttatattcaggaaatttttaaaaatgatcacataaatgatattcatgtcaacaccgaagtgctgactactgggctggtgataccctcggggacgaaacgtccaccagcagtggcatcgacccagtggtgtaaatagttatcaaaggtaccaggattataatttagtacgccagacacgcgtttcgtctacataagactcatcagtgacgtcaCGATAACAATTGCTCGTAGTTTTTAAACATCGCTTAGTTTTAATATTGAGTAAAATGACAACGAAAACTGGTTTTTACTGGTCCTAAACCGGTCAGATTGTAACCTTCGTATTCAATTTTGACTGTATTAAACAATTTTGGTATCAATTTAAACCATCAGTAGTACTATATATGTGccaaatatatcttataaaggGACAATTATCCCAATTAATAATGCGTTTAATTGACAATAGTTCGTTATCTTCACATAACTTCCGCGTTGTATTCTTCAAAGGCGAGTTTGACCAATGAAAAATACTAGAATCATgacaacatttatattttattttataacatatgaAATTAAACTTAGAAATTAAACACGAATGTATGTTTTATGAGTGCTGTTGATGAGGTTAAGAGTGACGAAACACTCGTCTGATGTATCATATATTAGGCCTGGTAACTTTGATGGGTTCttgtgtaccaagtttgaagtcgattggacttcaacttcatcaaaaactaccttgaccaaaaactttaacctgaagcgggacagacggacggacggacgaacgaacgaacgaacggacgaacggacgaatggacgaacggacgcacagaccagaaaacataatgcccctctactatcgtaggtggggcataaaaatatttgatagatAGCGTAGAGTTAAAATGGGAAAAATCCAGATCATACATAAAAAGGCTGTTGTCTTAAGTatgttatataacttttaatatatttatatcaaataaaaataagtaaaagaaagAAACGACAATATTAGTCAAAATGTTCATTAAGGTAGCATTTCGTATATTAATGCAAACGATAGACGGGATTCGAAGATACCAATAAGACATTTAAACTCACAGGCCAAACACATGCTGCCAACAACATTGGTAAGAGCGTAAAATGACATAAGAACAAACAACAGTTTCACAATCACgacatatcaaacaaaaaaatccgaGGTACTAGGTTAAGCAG is a genomic window containing:
- the LOC134701347 gene encoding uncharacterized protein LOC134701347; its protein translation is MAEIVAIVLKGLSLLVQSGGYCMKCYENKYCSRWCCCCRKEKVGPSDNDNGTTDPNNGEKSNKSTKEEQVTTKEQATTKEQAMTKEKATTKEQATTKAQATTKEQATTKEQATTKEQAMTKEKATTKAQATTKEQATTKEQTTTNDKATTNDGELHPDK